A genomic stretch from Bacillus sp. E(2018) includes:
- a CDS encoding Rne/Rng family ribonuclease has product MNGTMQRVVINATGMEKRTALLENEKLIECAVHRPTKSPLTGNIYKGKVQKVLPGMQAVFVDIGTSKNGFLHKDDLPAYQQLSGEEQKKASISNLIKEGEAILVQVIKEETGDKGAKLTALISYTGHLLVYFPFTPHIGISKKIKESHRTKLQDWGDSVLNSNEGLIIRTGCEEFPEAEMNQELENLRRQLNEVQKLFDAKKAPSLIVQPHFFYPLLERWLNDQVEEILVDDYHTYHQVKDYAASFQNPFSVKLYNEKEPLFRKLGIETDIEKTLSPLVWLKNGSSLYFNVTEALTVIDVNTGKFTGKKDRSKTVVETNKIAAKEIMKQLRLRNIAGMVVIDFITMQSNEDREQVNKVMREALKKDPATMILHGFTKMGLFEMTRKKERPSLLETLATKFDRHMMDGYILRPETFYFEMDRVMKEYTYEDDEALWFEVPHHYSEWLKKNPDKLKLLENQHDITVIVSIGSSNREMTVRQSGKIDEIRSRMLKDSH; this is encoded by the coding sequence GTGAATGGAACGATGCAGCGTGTAGTAATCAATGCAACAGGAATGGAAAAACGAACAGCTTTATTGGAGAATGAAAAGCTGATTGAATGTGCTGTTCATAGACCAACAAAAAGTCCGTTAACAGGAAACATCTATAAAGGTAAAGTACAAAAAGTATTACCAGGTATGCAAGCCGTGTTTGTAGATATAGGAACGAGCAAGAATGGCTTTCTTCATAAAGACGACCTGCCTGCTTATCAACAGCTTTCTGGTGAAGAACAAAAGAAAGCATCTATTTCAAACCTTATAAAAGAAGGGGAAGCGATCCTTGTTCAAGTCATTAAAGAAGAGACAGGAGATAAAGGTGCAAAATTAACAGCCCTCATCTCGTATACAGGACATCTTCTGGTTTATTTTCCTTTCACTCCTCACATTGGAATTTCAAAAAAAATTAAAGAATCTCATCGCACAAAGCTGCAAGACTGGGGAGATTCTGTCTTAAATAGTAACGAAGGATTGATCATTCGCACGGGTTGTGAAGAATTCCCTGAAGCAGAAATGAATCAAGAGCTTGAAAACCTCCGAAGACAGTTAAATGAAGTACAAAAACTCTTTGATGCAAAAAAGGCACCTTCTCTTATCGTACAACCACATTTTTTCTATCCACTTTTAGAGAGATGGCTCAATGATCAAGTGGAAGAAATTTTAGTGGATGACTATCATACTTATCATCAAGTCAAAGACTATGCTGCATCTTTTCAAAATCCGTTTTCAGTCAAATTGTACAACGAAAAAGAACCACTCTTTCGTAAATTAGGAATTGAAACAGACATAGAAAAAACACTTTCACCACTTGTATGGTTGAAGAATGGCTCGTCTCTCTATTTTAATGTGACAGAAGCTTTAACGGTGATTGATGTAAATACCGGTAAGTTCACAGGGAAAAAAGATCGATCGAAGACTGTAGTTGAAACGAATAAGATCGCTGCAAAAGAAATTATGAAACAGCTTCGACTACGTAATATTGCTGGCATGGTCGTTATTGACTTTATTACCATGCAATCAAACGAAGACAGAGAACAAGTTAACAAAGTTATGCGAGAAGCTTTAAAGAAAGATCCTGCTACCATGATTTTGCATGGCTTTACGAAAATGGGTTTGTTTGAGATGACTAGAAAAAAAGAGAGACCTTCATTACTTGAGACGCTTGCTACAAAGTTCGACCGCCATATGATGGATGGATATATCCTTCGTCCTGAAACCTTTTATTTTGAGATGGATCGTGTAATGAAAGAATACACATACGAAGATGATGAGGCATTATGGTTTGAGGTGCCACACCACTATTCTGAATGGTTGAAAAAAAATCCGGACAAGCTGAAACTTTTAGAGAATCAACATGATATAACAGTGATTGTTTCTATAGGTTCATCAAACCGGGAAATGACAGTCAGGCAATCAGGAAAAATAGATGAAATAAGAAGCAGGATGTTGAAAGATTCACATTGA
- the rplU gene encoding 50S ribosomal protein L21: MYAIIQTGGKQVRVEEGQAIYVEKLDVEAGASVTFEDVLMVGGDSLKVGAPLVEGATVTATVEKHGRGEKVVVYKFKAKKNYRRKQGHRQPYTKVVIEKING; this comes from the coding sequence ATGTACGCAATTATTCAAACTGGTGGTAAGCAAGTTCGAGTTGAAGAAGGTCAAGCGATCTATGTTGAAAAACTAGATGTTGAAGCTGGAGCGTCAGTAACATTCGAGGATGTATTGATGGTAGGTGGAGATAGCTTGAAAGTAGGAGCTCCTTTAGTTGAAGGTGCTACAGTTACGGCAACAGTTGAAAAACATGGCCGTGGCGAAAAAGTGGTTGTCTACAAGTTTAAGGCGAAGAAGAACTATCGTCGTAAGCAAGGACACCGTCAACCATACACAAAAGTTGTGATTGAAAAAATTAACGGGTAA
- a CDS encoding ribosomal-processing cysteine protease Prp, with amino-acid sequence MILVSIYRNNDQDILSFTMEGHADYAPHGQDLVCAAATAVSFGTINAIEKLCGYEPEVTTHEDGGFLTLTVPGNLNDSIHQKTQWLLEGMVVSLASIEEGYSEYIKLTEHEGGATNA; translated from the coding sequence ATGATTCTAGTTTCTATATACAGGAACAACGATCAAGACATACTTTCGTTTACGATGGAAGGACATGCTGACTATGCTCCACATGGCCAAGACTTGGTTTGTGCAGCAGCTACAGCGGTATCGTTCGGTACGATCAATGCGATAGAAAAGCTTTGCGGCTATGAGCCAGAAGTAACTACTCATGAAGATGGTGGTTTTCTAACGTTAACCGTACCGGGGAATCTTAATGATTCTATACATCAAAAAACACAGTGGCTTTTGGAAGGCATGGTTGTATCCCTTGCTTCAATTGAAGAAGGATACAGCGAGTATATAAAATTGACTGAACATGAAGGAGGTGCAACGAATGCTTAA
- the rpmA gene encoding 50S ribosomal protein L27, which produces MLKLNLQYFASKKGVGSTKNGRDSQSKRLGAKRADGQFVSGGSILYRQRGTKIYPGTNVGKGGDDTLFAKVDGVVRFERYGRDRKKVSVYPIAQEA; this is translated from the coding sequence ATGCTTAAATTAAACCTTCAATACTTTGCCTCTAAAAAAGGGGTAGGTAGCACAAAGAATGGTCGTGACTCACAGTCTAAGCGTCTAGGCGCTAAGCGTGCTGATGGACAATTCGTTTCTGGTGGTTCAATTCTTTACCGTCAACGTGGTACTAAGATCTATCCTGGTACAAACGTAGGTAAAGGCGGAGATGACACACTATTTGCTAAGGTAGACGGAGTTGTACGTTTCGAACGTTATGGCCGTGACCGCAAAAAGGTAAGTGTTTACCCAATCGCGCAAGAAGCGTAA
- a CDS encoding Spo0B domain-containing protein: MSNKWTTVDLLRHARHDWLNQLQLIKANLSLGRTERAKEIMNEVIELSREESRISNLKTPNLSEYLLTYNWLKHPVKLYGKVNGESGDFSLFEEELLHTTKEVCDVLNNSISGYDEYSLTVTFDPAALRVCYTFQGMLTDEKDTYEVLRNIFSTHKSMLLIESYNQENKCYFDIQLTS; this comes from the coding sequence ATGTCAAACAAATGGACAACTGTCGATCTTTTGCGCCACGCCAGGCATGACTGGCTAAACCAGCTACAGCTTATTAAAGCAAATCTATCACTTGGCCGCACAGAGCGGGCAAAAGAGATTATGAATGAAGTTATTGAACTATCACGGGAAGAATCAAGAATCTCTAACCTGAAAACCCCGAATTTATCGGAGTACTTATTAACATATAACTGGTTGAAGCATCCGGTGAAATTGTATGGAAAAGTAAATGGTGAAAGCGGGGATTTCAGCTTATTTGAAGAGGAATTGTTACATACGACGAAAGAAGTATGCGATGTGTTGAATAATTCCATTTCGGGTTATGATGAATACTCACTTACTGTTACATTTGATCCTGCAGCCCTTCGCGTTTGTTATACCTTTCAAGGGATGCTAACAGATGAGAAGGATACGTATGAAGTATTGAGAAATATTTTTTCAACACATAAAAGCATGTTACTCATCGAAAGCTATAATCAGGAAAATAAGTGTTATTTTGATATTCAGTTAACTTCCTAA
- the obgE gene encoding GTPase ObgE, whose translation MFVDQVKIYLKAGDGGNGMVAFRREKYVPDGGPAGGDGGKGANVIFEVEEGLRTLMDFRYNRHFKAPRGEHGMSKGMHGKKANDMIVKVPPGTVVTDANTGETIADLVHHQQQAIIAKGGRGGRGNTRFATPANPAPEIAENGEPGEEREVTLELKVLADVGLVGFPSVGKSTFLSIVSAAKPKIAEYHFTTITPNLGVVAVEDGRSFVMADLPGLIEGAHEGVGLGHQFLRHIERTRVILHVIDMSGMEGRDPYDDFVKINDELNQYNMRLMERPQIVLANKMDIPGAEENLEIFKEKVGEDVKVFPISAISRQGIREVLFTTADTLEVTPEFPLIHDDGGEQQRVLYKHEKEDAGFYITRDPAGIFVINGPKIEKLFKMTDFSREEATKRFARQMRTLGVDQALRDRGAEHGDVVRILKYEFEFID comes from the coding sequence ATGTTTGTCGATCAGGTCAAGATTTATTTAAAAGCAGGTGACGGCGGAAACGGAATGGTTGCATTTCGCCGTGAAAAATACGTTCCAGACGGTGGTCCTGCTGGTGGTGACGGAGGAAAAGGAGCAAACGTAATCTTTGAAGTAGAAGAAGGCTTACGAACGCTTATGGACTTTCGTTATAACCGTCATTTTAAAGCCCCTCGAGGTGAACATGGTATGTCTAAGGGCATGCATGGAAAAAAAGCGAACGATATGATTGTAAAAGTTCCTCCTGGTACTGTTGTGACAGATGCCAATACGGGAGAGACGATAGCTGACCTAGTACATCATCAGCAACAAGCGATCATCGCTAAAGGCGGTCGAGGCGGTCGTGGAAACACTCGTTTTGCTACTCCTGCAAATCCGGCTCCGGAAATTGCTGAGAATGGTGAACCGGGTGAAGAACGAGAAGTAACATTAGAATTGAAAGTCTTAGCTGACGTAGGATTAGTTGGATTCCCTAGTGTTGGGAAATCAACCTTCTTATCGATCGTTTCAGCAGCTAAGCCTAAAATTGCTGAGTACCATTTTACAACGATCACTCCTAACTTAGGTGTAGTTGCGGTTGAAGATGGAAGAAGCTTTGTAATGGCTGATCTTCCAGGTTTGATCGAAGGTGCCCACGAAGGTGTTGGACTCGGTCATCAATTCTTAAGACATATCGAACGAACACGTGTTATTCTACATGTTATCGACATGTCTGGAATGGAAGGACGAGATCCTTATGATGATTTCGTGAAAATAAACGATGAACTTAATCAGTACAACATGCGATTGATGGAACGTCCTCAGATTGTTCTAGCTAACAAAATGGACATTCCGGGTGCTGAAGAAAACCTTGAGATCTTCAAAGAAAAAGTGGGAGAAGACGTAAAAGTATTCCCCATTTCTGCGATTTCTCGTCAAGGAATCAGAGAAGTACTTTTCACAACAGCAGATACTCTTGAGGTAACGCCTGAGTTCCCACTGATTCATGATGATGGTGGAGAACAGCAAAGGGTTCTATACAAGCATGAAAAAGAAGATGCTGGCTTCTATATCACACGTGACCCTGCAGGAATTTTTGTTATCAATGGTCCAAAGATCGAAAAGCTGTTCAAGATGACAGACTTTTCTCGTGAAGAAGCAACAAAGCGTTTTGCAAGACAAATGCGTACTCTTGGCGTAGACCAAGCGTTACGTGATCGTGGAGCAGAGCATGGCGATGTTGTTCGAATTCTAAAATATGAGTTTGAATTTATCGATTAA
- a CDS encoding ACT domain-containing protein: protein MKNDQQYYMVREDVLSESMQKALEAKSLLDRGKVKTVAEAAEKVGLSRSAFYKYRDGIFPFHTMVKEKIITLSIHLEDRSGALSSLLTVVASQGCNVLTINQTIPLQGRAHITLTIETNMLQGDMKDLLSTLNRMETVERVEVVGTGA from the coding sequence ATGAAAAATGATCAGCAATACTATATGGTAAGAGAAGATGTTCTGTCCGAATCTATGCAAAAAGCGTTGGAAGCAAAGTCTCTCTTAGATCGAGGAAAAGTTAAAACAGTGGCAGAAGCCGCAGAAAAAGTTGGGTTGAGCCGGAGTGCATTCTATAAATATCGTGATGGAATCTTTCCGTTTCATACGATGGTAAAAGAAAAAATTATAACACTTTCCATTCACCTTGAAGACAGATCCGGTGCCCTGTCGAGTCTGTTAACAGTTGTTGCTTCACAGGGATGCAATGTTTTAACGATTAATCAGACGATTCCCTTGCAGGGACGTGCACATATTACATTAACGATTGAAACGAACATGCTTCAAGGAGATATGAAGGACTTGTTGAGCACATTAAACCGTATGGAAACAGTAGAACGAGTTGAAGTAGTAGGAACCGGCGCATAA
- a CDS encoding transcription repressor NadR yields MSNEKLKGDDRRSQLISWLMKADKPLSGSILATRTNVSRQVIVQDMSLLKASGEPIMATAQGYIYLKNDSNKQYTRVIAANHPPEETTNELITIVDYGVTVEDVTVEHPVYGDIKASLKLSTRKDVEDLIKRLRDTNASLLSELTEGIHMHTLSSDSEEKLDKVCGALKEKGFLL; encoded by the coding sequence ATGAGTAACGAAAAATTAAAAGGTGATGATAGACGTTCGCAGCTCATATCATGGCTGATGAAAGCTGACAAGCCTCTTAGTGGTTCTATCCTTGCCACTAGAACGAATGTTAGCAGACAGGTTATCGTACAAGACATGTCGCTTTTAAAAGCAAGCGGTGAGCCGATTATGGCAACAGCTCAAGGCTATATTTACCTAAAGAACGACTCTAACAAACAATACACTCGTGTGATAGCTGCCAATCATCCACCAGAAGAAACAACAAACGAACTTATAACAATTGTAGATTACGGAGTTACAGTTGAAGATGTGACCGTTGAACACCCCGTTTATGGAGATATAAAAGCATCGCTCAAACTCTCTACTCGTAAGGATGTTGAAGACTTGATCAAACGCCTAAGAGACACGAATGCCAGCCTTTTGAGTGAGTTAACAGAAGGCATTCACATGCACACTCTCTCATCAGATTCTGAAGAGAAACTCGATAAAGTTTGTGGTGCTCTAAAGGAAAAAGGATTTTTATTATAA
- a CDS encoding IscS subfamily cysteine desulfurase yields MIYLDYAATTPLSDSALNAFVQTSKTYFQNTESLHEGGLAARDLLEHARCTLAELIGKESEGIYFTGGGSDGNFLAITSLARGANDKGRHIIASNIEHPSVDYVLRFLEKSGYEITRIPVQKNGKISINMLLSSIRPDTILVTVQHVNSETGIVQNIKEIGERLKNRGILFHSDCVQSFGKWNNSYFHSMSIDAFTMSAHKINGPKGTGAVYISPSVHIAPLLAEVTHERGFRAGTVDLPSIAAFVTAAEEAFRLQHENYHHAVDMRKLLISSIMTDKNIVYEGFDDSSPFIIPIRARGMEGQIVMQELDRLKIAVSTGSACKNGQQEPSKTLLALGRTESEAHGLVRISTSHQTTSEEITLLGKVLIEITNTFRSVSEVITR; encoded by the coding sequence TTGATATATCTTGATTATGCAGCAACTACACCACTGTCTGATTCAGCGCTTAATGCTTTCGTACAAACTTCAAAAACGTATTTTCAAAATACAGAGAGTCTTCATGAGGGTGGTTTAGCAGCTCGCGATTTATTGGAACATGCTCGGTGTACTCTAGCTGAATTGATAGGGAAAGAAAGTGAAGGAATCTATTTTACTGGCGGAGGATCTGATGGTAATTTTCTAGCTATTACTTCATTGGCACGTGGAGCAAACGATAAAGGTAGACACATTATCGCATCAAATATCGAACACCCTTCGGTTGATTACGTTCTTAGATTTTTAGAGAAGAGTGGGTATGAGATAACAAGAATACCTGTACAAAAAAATGGAAAGATTTCAATCAATATGTTGCTGTCCTCTATTCGACCAGATACGATTCTAGTCACCGTTCAGCATGTGAACAGTGAGACGGGGATCGTTCAGAACATTAAAGAGATCGGTGAACGTTTAAAAAATCGTGGTATTTTATTTCATAGTGATTGTGTTCAATCATTCGGAAAATGGAATAATAGTTATTTTCATTCTATGAGTATAGATGCTTTTACAATGTCTGCTCATAAGATAAATGGGCCAAAAGGAACCGGTGCTGTATACATTTCACCATCTGTTCACATAGCTCCTCTTCTAGCTGAAGTCACGCATGAACGTGGATTCCGAGCAGGTACCGTCGATCTACCATCAATAGCAGCTTTTGTTACAGCCGCCGAAGAGGCATTCCGCCTGCAGCATGAAAACTATCATCATGCAGTTGACATGCGAAAACTTCTCATTTCGTCTATAATGACAGATAAGAATATAGTCTATGAAGGCTTTGATGACAGTTCTCCTTTCATCATTCCTATCCGGGCTAGAGGGATGGAAGGTCAGATCGTGATGCAAGAACTTGATCGTCTAAAAATCGCTGTTTCCACTGGATCCGCATGCAAAAATGGACAGCAGGAACCTTCTAAAACTTTACTTGCACTTGGAAGAACTGAGAGTGAGGCTCATGGATTAGTCCGAATATCGACCAGTCATCAAACAACTTCTGAAGAAATTACTTTACTTGGCAAAGTACTTATTGAAATAACAAATACATTTAGATCGGTTAGTGAGGTAATAACAAGATGA
- the nadB gene encoding L-aspartate oxidase yields MKHIEADVLIIGGGIAGLMAAEYLSSHKNVIVITKFSAEKSNSFLAQGGISAAIDKEDTWAEHFLDTLKAGHHHNDQEAVKQLVKEGESVVRTLTEWGVSFDRHQNGSFMLGKEGGHHRNRIVHAGGDQTGKKVIEALIRRVRNKVKMISHQYAVDLIIQDQKCIGVYCKDDENQTTIFQAKNTILAGGGYAGIYGTTSNAFGSDGSVLCMAYRAGVELSDLEFVQFHPTLLSGRVPAGLITEAVRGQGGILVNSRGVPFMQDVHPLKDLAPRDIVSKRLFQEIHVHGENVFLDISLIKDFRSKFPGVTMLCEKAGIDLNKGLIPVSPGAHFTMGGIVTDQTGKTSLRGLYAIGECANTGVHGANRLASNSLLEGAVFAKEAAKSILLSEVTDAKPAFLRRKKSDDEKSIQFKNLLQEEEIQTLMDKHAGIVRSEKELIKAAKTLDLGSWRPELIKESLSVIKRFNMQTIAWLTVTSCLMREESRGSHYRNDFPSQKNEWNSKKIVRSLWHDESIIAEKAAAGIFN; encoded by the coding sequence ATGAAACATATAGAAGCAGATGTTTTGATTATCGGCGGAGGAATCGCTGGATTAATGGCTGCTGAATATTTAAGTTCGCATAAGAATGTGATAGTTATCACAAAGTTTTCTGCAGAGAAATCAAATTCTTTCTTAGCTCAAGGCGGGATTTCTGCAGCTATAGATAAAGAGGACACTTGGGCGGAGCATTTTTTAGATACTCTCAAGGCGGGACACCATCATAATGATCAAGAAGCAGTTAAACAACTTGTCAAAGAAGGTGAAAGTGTCGTTCGTACACTTACGGAATGGGGAGTAAGCTTTGACAGACATCAGAACGGTTCTTTTATGTTGGGTAAGGAAGGTGGACACCACCGAAATCGCATCGTACATGCTGGAGGAGATCAAACAGGTAAAAAAGTGATTGAAGCTTTAATTCGACGAGTAAGAAACAAGGTTAAGATGATCAGCCACCAATATGCAGTTGACTTGATCATACAAGATCAAAAGTGTATCGGTGTGTATTGTAAAGATGATGAAAATCAAACCACTATCTTTCAAGCTAAAAACACAATATTGGCAGGCGGGGGTTATGCAGGAATCTATGGAACGACCTCAAATGCATTTGGATCGGATGGGAGCGTTCTCTGCATGGCTTACCGAGCCGGCGTAGAACTTTCGGACTTAGAGTTTGTCCAATTCCATCCAACCCTTTTATCAGGAAGAGTGCCAGCAGGATTGATCACCGAAGCTGTTCGAGGGCAGGGTGGAATATTGGTAAATTCGAGAGGTGTTCCATTTATGCAGGATGTTCATCCGTTAAAAGACCTGGCACCCCGAGATATCGTGTCTAAGAGACTTTTTCAAGAGATTCATGTTCACGGTGAGAATGTTTTCTTGGATATTTCTTTGATTAAAGATTTTAGAAGTAAATTTCCTGGGGTGACGATGCTCTGTGAAAAGGCTGGTATCGATTTGAATAAAGGACTGATTCCAGTATCACCTGGTGCGCATTTTACGATGGGTGGAATCGTTACTGATCAAACTGGCAAGACCTCATTGAGAGGGCTGTATGCGATAGGTGAGTGCGCCAATACGGGTGTACATGGTGCAAATCGATTAGCGAGTAATTCTCTTCTTGAAGGAGCAGTTTTTGCAAAGGAAGCGGCAAAAAGTATTCTTTTATCTGAGGTAACCGATGCGAAGCCTGCATTTTTAAGAAGAAAGAAGTCAGACGATGAAAAATCAATACAGTTTAAAAATCTTCTGCAAGAAGAAGAGATTCAAACTCTAATGGATAAACACGCAGGCATCGTTAGAAGCGAAAAAGAGTTAATTAAAGCTGCAAAAACCCTAGACCTTGGATCGTGGAGACCTGAACTGATCAAAGAATCCCTCTCTGTAATCAAAAGGTTCAATATGCAAACAATCGCATGGTTGACAGTAACTAGTTGTTTGATGAGAGAAGAAAGCAGAGGAAGTCATTATCGTAATGATTTTCCATCTCAGAAAAATGAATGGAACTCAAAAAAAATAGTAAGGAGTTTGTGGCATGATGAATCCATTATTGCTGAAAAAGCAGCTGCAGGAATTTTTAATTGA
- the nadC gene encoding carboxylating nicotinate-nucleotide diphosphorylase → MNPLLLKKQLQEFLIEDIGSGDLSASLFEDHTEVTATIYAKENGVMAGGQIISIGYELIDSTIQTSIFVNEGERFKSGTVLAEITGRRQSVLSGERVILNLLQRLSGIATLTAKAVSCCEGATRICDTRKTTPGLRMFEKYAVRCGGGYNHRFGLYDTVMLKDNHLAGFPSIREAVETARKKCGHTVKIEVETETEEQVIEAVLAGADIIMFDNCSPQEIKQRLTHVPSGLITEASGGITLEEIKNYSETGVDYISLGYLTHSYQALDISMNVKGVVKHDVIKHVF, encoded by the coding sequence ATGAATCCATTATTGCTGAAAAAGCAGCTGCAGGAATTTTTAATTGAAGATATTGGATCAGGAGACTTGTCAGCGTCTCTTTTCGAGGATCATACAGAAGTGACAGCAACTATTTATGCAAAAGAAAATGGGGTAATGGCTGGTGGGCAAATTATATCTATTGGATATGAATTGATCGATAGCACCATACAAACGAGTATCTTTGTCAATGAAGGAGAGCGGTTTAAGTCTGGAACAGTATTAGCTGAAATCACGGGCAGAAGACAGAGTGTTCTTTCTGGTGAAAGAGTAATACTGAACCTATTGCAGCGGCTCTCAGGTATAGCCACGCTCACAGCTAAAGCAGTCTCTTGTTGTGAAGGTGCAACTCGTATTTGTGATACTCGAAAGACCACACCAGGTTTAAGGATGTTTGAAAAGTATGCGGTCCGATGCGGAGGAGGATACAACCACCGGTTTGGACTCTACGATACTGTGATGCTTAAGGATAATCACTTAGCAGGATTTCCTTCTATTCGAGAAGCAGTTGAAACGGCGCGTAAAAAGTGTGGACACACAGTGAAGATAGAAGTGGAAACCGAGACGGAAGAACAAGTGATTGAAGCGGTCTTAGCTGGGGCCGATATTATCATGTTTGATAACTGCAGCCCTCAAGAGATCAAACAAAGACTCACACATGTACCCTCGGGCCTTATTACAGAAGCCTCTGGCGGGATTACTCTAGAAGAGATTAAGAACTATAGTGAAACAGGTGTTGACTATATTTCTCTCGGTTACTTAACTCACTCTTATCAAGCACTGGATATTAGCATGAATGTTAAAGGAGTTGTAAAACATGACGTTATTAAACACGTTTTCTAA
- the nadA gene encoding quinolinate synthase NadA: MTLLNTFSKTNTLPDRYSTMSVEEMEARVHEIKSSLGNRLFLPAHHYQKDEIVQFADVTGDSLQLAKISAENKEADFIVFCGVHFMAETADMLSNDNQTVILPDLKAGCSMADMANIHQTERAWIELQKLFGDTILPLTYVNSTAEIKAFCGKNGGATVTSSNAKEMVSWAFGQKERLLFLPDQHLGRNTAFDLGIALEDMAIWDPISNTLIYDGTDIEQIKVILWKGHCSVHEKFTVGQIADFRENHSEFQIIVHPECTHEVVRASDLNGSTHFIIETIKHAEPGTSWAVGTEMNLVNRLAQQFSDKNIVSLNTNLCPCLTMNRIDLPHLLWALENIVDGNIENVIKVDEETKKYAITALNRMM; the protein is encoded by the coding sequence ATGACGTTATTAAACACGTTTTCTAAAACAAATACATTACCAGATCGATATAGCACCATGTCAGTAGAAGAAATGGAAGCGAGAGTTCACGAGATTAAAAGCAGTTTAGGAAATCGTTTGTTTCTTCCTGCTCATCATTATCAAAAAGATGAAATCGTTCAATTTGCTGATGTTACAGGTGACTCTCTCCAGCTAGCGAAAATTTCTGCAGAGAATAAAGAGGCTGATTTTATTGTGTTCTGTGGTGTCCATTTTATGGCTGAAACTGCTGACATGCTGAGCAATGACAATCAGACGGTCATTTTGCCAGATTTGAAAGCAGGTTGTTCGATGGCAGATATGGCAAATATTCATCAAACCGAGAGAGCATGGATCGAACTTCAAAAGCTCTTCGGTGATACGATTCTGCCATTGACTTATGTGAACTCAACAGCAGAGATAAAAGCGTTTTGTGGGAAGAACGGAGGAGCTACCGTAACTTCTTCAAACGCTAAAGAGATGGTAAGCTGGGCTTTCGGTCAAAAAGAAAGATTGCTGTTTCTTCCGGATCAGCATCTAGGAAGAAATACTGCTTTTGATTTAGGTATAGCATTAGAAGATATGGCGATTTGGGATCCGATTTCAAACACATTGATCTATGATGGTACGGATATCGAACAAATTAAAGTAATCCTTTGGAAAGGCCATTGTTCTGTTCATGAAAAGTTTACCGTGGGTCAGATTGCTGACTTTAGAGAGAATCATTCGGAGTTTCAGATTATTGTTCATCCAGAATGTACACATGAGGTTGTAAGAGCTAGTGACTTGAACGGATCTACTCATTTTATTATTGAGACGATCAAACATGCAGAACCAGGAACAAGCTGGGCTGTAGGAACAGAGATGAATCTTGTGAACAGATTGGCTCAACAGTTCAGTGACAAGAACATCGTTTCATTGAATACGAATCTCTGTCCATGCCTTACGATGAACCGAATTGATCTGCCACACCTTTTATGGGCACTTGAAAATATAGTAGACGGAAACATAGAAAACGTAATTAAAGTAGACGAAGAAACAAAAAAATATGCAATCACAGCGTTGAACCGGATGATGTAG